A window of the Serratia sarumanii genome harbors these coding sequences:
- a CDS encoding DUF3142 domain-containing protein — protein MKRRLAALVLIALGLAAAFLGRQQALRLASGWDQQVYIWQRVWTPQHADALAHSRDLFGGLRVLALQVHPREGWREIPADLNLLRQDGRPLWLVARLDGQLPQLDQEAIIQRLLALTQRWQAAGLPVTGVEIDHDAATARLPDYQRFLQQLRQRLPAALQLGITALPAWIGSPDLPGVLQQADSSVLQVHAVLSPQQGLFDGSLALRWVRQYASVTPKPFRVALPAYGMALLGFDAQGAQVESESSLRVAGNGRELTVAPQQIADFLQTLAQQTPPRLRGIIWFRLPLADDRRAWSLATLRAVIERQPLNVDWQVKFRPQPQQNGLYDLIIHNNGLVDAPLPQEVAIRADDCLAADAVGNYRLESAPQRQRFIRISGDQLRAGQSRPLGWLRCQQLTPGGTLVTP, from the coding sequence ATGAAACGCCGGCTGGCGGCGCTGGTCTTGATTGCGCTGGGGCTGGCGGCCGCGTTCCTCGGGCGCCAGCAGGCGCTGCGCCTGGCCTCAGGCTGGGATCAGCAGGTTTATATCTGGCAGCGGGTCTGGACGCCGCAGCACGCCGATGCGCTGGCACACAGCCGCGATCTGTTCGGTGGGCTGCGCGTGCTGGCGCTGCAGGTACATCCGCGCGAGGGCTGGCGGGAGATCCCGGCCGATCTCAACCTGCTGCGGCAGGACGGCCGCCCGCTCTGGCTGGTGGCGCGCCTCGACGGCCAGCTGCCGCAGCTGGACCAAGAGGCCATTATCCAGCGCCTGCTGGCGCTCACCCAACGCTGGCAGGCGGCCGGGCTGCCCGTCACCGGCGTCGAGATCGATCATGACGCCGCCACCGCCCGCCTGCCGGACTACCAACGCTTTCTGCAGCAACTGCGCCAACGGCTGCCCGCCGCTTTGCAGCTCGGCATCACCGCCCTGCCGGCCTGGATCGGCTCGCCCGACCTGCCCGGCGTACTGCAACAGGCCGACAGCTCCGTCCTGCAGGTGCACGCGGTGCTCTCGCCGCAGCAGGGGCTGTTTGACGGCTCCTTGGCGCTGCGCTGGGTGCGGCAGTACGCCTCCGTCACACCGAAGCCGTTTCGCGTCGCGCTGCCGGCCTACGGCATGGCGCTGCTGGGGTTTGATGCGCAGGGCGCGCAGGTGGAGAGCGAGTCCTCGCTGCGCGTGGCGGGCAACGGCCGCGAGCTGACGGTCGCGCCGCAGCAGATCGCCGATTTTCTGCAGACGCTGGCGCAGCAAACGCCGCCCCGGCTGCGCGGCATTATCTGGTTCCGCTTGCCGCTGGCGGACGATCGGCGCGCCTGGTCGCTCGCCACGCTGCGAGCGGTGATCGAACGGCAGCCGCTGAACGTCGACTGGCAGGTAAAATTTAGGCCTCAGCCACAGCAAAACGGGCTGTATGATCTGATAATTCATAACAACGGGCTGGTGGACGCCCCGCTGCCGCAAGAGGTGGCCATCCGCGCCGACGACTGCCTGGCGGCGGACGCGGTCGGCAACTACCGGCTGGAATCCGCACCGCAGCGGCAACGCTTTATTCGCATCAGCGGCGATCAGCTGCGCGCCGGGCAATCCCGGCCGTTGGGCTGGCTGCGCTGCCAACAACTGACGCCAGGAGGCACCCTTGTCACACCTTGA
- the panM gene encoding aspartate 1-decarboxylase autocleavage activator PanM, producing MKLTIERLTALSPQDLIDLGKIWPHQQPEQWQSWLSDGKALFAARFNERLLGAVKIALQNDRAELQDLLVREVTRRRGVGLYLVQDAQRQLPQIAHWQLSTAGLAPRERGEVDNFMRACGFAPQGDLWQK from the coding sequence ATGAAACTGACCATCGAGCGCCTGACCGCGCTGTCCCCGCAAGACCTTATCGACCTCGGTAAAATTTGGCCGCACCAGCAGCCGGAACAGTGGCAGAGCTGGCTGAGCGACGGCAAGGCGCTGTTCGCCGCCCGCTTCAACGAGCGGCTGCTGGGGGCGGTGAAAATCGCGCTGCAGAACGACCGCGCCGAGCTGCAGGACCTGCTGGTACGCGAAGTGACGCGCCGCCGCGGCGTCGGTCTTTACCTGGTGCAGGATGCGCAGCGTCAGCTGCCGCAGATCGCCCACTGGCAGCTGTCGACCGCCGGCCTGGCGCCGCGCGAACGCGGGGAAGTCGATAACTTCATGCGCGCCTGCGGCTTCGCACCGCAGGGCGATCTCTGGCAAAAATGA
- a CDS encoding branched-chain amino acid ABC transporter substrate-binding protein gives MKLTTGKALLAGCIAMAMSQAAMAKDIKVAIVGAMSGPVAQYGDMEFTGARQAIADINAKGGIKGDKLVGVEYDDACDPKQAVAVANKVINDGIRYVIGHLCSSSTQPASDIYEDEGVIMITPAATNADLTTRGYKMIMRTTGLDSDQGPTAAKYILSDIKPKRIAVVHDKQQYGEGLARSVRDSLKKQGTEVAMFEGITAGDKDFSTLVARLKKENIDFVYFGGYYPEMGQILRQAKQAGLTTRFMGPEGVGNSSLSNIAGAASEGMLVTLPKRYDQVPANQPIVDALKAKKLDPTGPFVWTTYAALQSLTTGMERSGSQEPADIVKDLKTGKPVETVMGPLSWDDKGDLKGFEFGVFEWHANGTSTPIK, from the coding sequence ATGAAATTAACAACAGGTAAGGCACTGCTGGCGGGTTGTATTGCGATGGCCATGAGCCAGGCGGCCATGGCGAAAGACATCAAGGTGGCGATCGTCGGGGCGATGTCCGGCCCGGTCGCGCAGTATGGCGACATGGAGTTTACCGGCGCGCGCCAGGCGATTGCCGACATCAACGCCAAGGGCGGCATCAAGGGCGACAAGCTGGTCGGTGTGGAATACGACGACGCCTGCGACCCGAAACAGGCGGTTGCGGTCGCCAACAAGGTGATCAACGACGGCATTCGCTACGTGATCGGCCACCTGTGCTCCTCGTCCACCCAGCCGGCGTCCGATATTTATGAAGACGAAGGCGTGATCATGATTACCCCGGCGGCCACCAACGCCGATCTGACCACCCGCGGCTACAAGATGATCATGCGCACCACCGGCCTGGACTCGGATCAGGGCCCGACCGCTGCCAAATACATCCTCAGCGACATCAAGCCGAAGCGCATCGCCGTGGTGCACGACAAGCAGCAATATGGCGAAGGCCTGGCGCGCTCGGTGCGCGACAGCCTGAAAAAACAGGGCACCGAAGTGGCGATGTTCGAAGGCATCACCGCCGGCGACAAAGACTTCTCCACCCTGGTGGCGCGCCTGAAGAAAGAGAATATCGACTTCGTGTATTTCGGCGGTTACTACCCGGAAATGGGCCAGATCCTGCGTCAGGCCAAGCAGGCCGGGTTGACCACCCGCTTCATGGGGCCGGAAGGCGTGGGCAACTCCTCGCTGTCCAACATCGCCGGAGCCGCTTCGGAAGGCATGCTGGTGACGTTGCCGAAACGCTACGATCAGGTGCCTGCCAACCAGCCGATCGTCGATGCGTTGAAAGCCAAGAAGCTGGATCCGACCGGCCCGTTCGTCTGGACCACCTATGCCGCGCTGCAGTCGCTGACCACCGGCATGGAGCGCAGCGGCAGCCAGGAGCCGGCGGACATCGTCAAGGATCTGAAAACCGGCAAGCCGGTGGAGACCGTGATGGGGCCGCTGAGCTGGGATGACAAGGGCGATCTGAAAGGCTTCGAGTTCGGCGTGTTCGAATGGCATGCCAACGGCACGTCCACACCGATCAAATAA
- the livH gene encoding high-affinity branched-chain amino acid ABC transporter permease LivH, with translation MSEQLLYFLQQMFNGLTLGSTYALIAIGYTMVYGIIGMINFAHGEVYMIGSYVSFIVIAALMMLGIDVGWLLIGAAFLVSIVIASAYGWSIERVAYKPVRNSKRLIALISAIGMSIFLQNYVSLTQGSRDLALPSLVTGQWVLGESNGFAATISTMQLTIWLVTFLAMLALTLFIRYSRMGRACRACAEDLKMASLLGINTDRVISLTFVIGAVMAAVAGVLLGQFYGVINPYIGFMAGMKAFTAAVLGGIGSIPGAMIGGLVLGVAEALTSAYLSTEYKDVVSFALLIVVLLIMPTGILGRPEVEKV, from the coding sequence ATGTCAGAGCAGCTCCTCTATTTTCTGCAGCAGATGTTCAACGGCTTAACGTTGGGCAGCACCTATGCATTGATCGCCATCGGTTACACCATGGTTTACGGCATTATCGGCATGATCAACTTCGCCCACGGCGAGGTGTACATGATCGGCAGCTATGTCTCCTTTATCGTTATCGCCGCCCTGATGATGCTCGGCATTGACGTCGGCTGGTTGCTGATCGGCGCCGCGTTCCTGGTCTCGATCGTCATCGCCAGCGCCTACGGCTGGAGCATCGAGCGGGTGGCCTACAAGCCGGTGCGCAACTCCAAGCGCCTGATTGCGCTGATCTCGGCCATCGGCATGTCGATATTCCTGCAAAACTACGTCAGCCTGACGCAGGGCTCACGCGATCTGGCGCTGCCCAGCCTGGTGACCGGCCAGTGGGTGCTGGGGGAAAGCAACGGCTTCGCCGCCACCATCAGCACCATGCAGCTGACCATCTGGCTCGTGACCTTCCTGGCGATGCTGGCGCTGACGCTGTTTATCCGCTATTCGCGCATGGGCCGCGCCTGCCGCGCCTGTGCGGAAGACCTGAAGATGGCCAGCCTGCTGGGCATCAACACTGACCGGGTGATCTCGCTGACCTTCGTCATCGGGGCGGTGATGGCGGCGGTGGCCGGGGTGTTGCTCGGCCAGTTCTACGGCGTCATCAACCCCTACATCGGCTTTATGGCCGGCATGAAAGCCTTCACCGCCGCGGTCCTGGGCGGCATCGGCAGCATTCCCGGCGCGATGATCGGCGGCCTGGTGCTGGGCGTGGCGGAAGCGCTGACCTCCGCCTATCTCAGCACCGAATACAAAGACGTGGTGTCGTTCGCGTTGCTGATCGTGGTGCTGCTGATCATGCCGACCGGCATCCTCGGGCGTCCGGAGGTTGAGAAAGTATGA